TCATCAGTGCTTTTAATGAGAGGTAGAAATTACTTCCTCCCGGCACCAGGAAGAGCTGGAAATCTGTAAGATATCCGTTTGACCGGGCATCACCGTATGTTCCTATCTGATAGATAAAACTGCTGTCATACATAATAAAGGGGAGGAGGAATCCATCCATTCCCAACTGGAGGTAGAGGCTGTCCATCTTCTCAGATCCCAGTGCAATATCTGAGTCATTGATTAGATCCTGCTGAGCGGTTACTCCGGCTGTAAGGTTCATAAAAGAACCGAGAAGCTCGGGATATGTATAACTTAATCCCTCAATGAGTCGGCTGGAACCGTCAAAATCACTCTTTGTCATGGCAATATCAGAGGCCTTTTTATGAACAAGACCGCTGTAACCCACAGAAGCATTCAGAACACCCGGACCCAGACGTATTCCCGCATCCAGGGCGTCAATGGGCTGAGAAATAATCATTCCCGAGGCATCAGAATAATGCTGGCGCCCCAGCCTGTAATCAAAGATTCCTGTATATCCAAAGATATTCAGGGCTCGGATATCGGGGTAGAATTCTCCCTCCACACCCAGATAGGAGAGCTCCTGGTTCAAGTCGACCGCCACTCCGGCATAGGCTTCATAAACCACGCCGCCCTCGGCGCTGATATTGATCAGATCGTTGACTCTTCCCTCATACCAGAGGCTGAATCTGTCTTCAGTTTTAGCCTCGGCAATGGTTCCGTAAATGTTTGGAGCCTCTATATTCAAGTCAAGACGGGCTCCTCCGATATGTTCATAGGCAAAAAGGAGGGTGGGGAGGGTGATAAATAAAAGAATTAGTATTTTCTTCATTTTTCTTCCTCCCTGGCTTCCAGTGCCATGGAGAGGGAATCCAGTACCTCGTTGGGTGTCATCTTATGATTGACGTAGGGAGTTCCCGAGATATATCCCTGATATCCGGCTTCCTGAGCTGCCGCCCTGGGGGTCTTGAAAAGGCCGAAGATCATTCCACCCTTTATTTCAAAACTCCTGAACAGGGCGATATGGAATTGTCCTGTATTGATGGCATCATCTGCTTCCAGCTTCCTGAGTTTCCTACCCCAGCTCTGATCCGCACACCATTTCATTGCATCATCTGTTGTTGCCGAGTCAGGGAGTTCCCCCCTGGCCTGGGCTATCAGAAGAAGAGCCGTTCCTGCATCTGCTGCCTCTTTTTCGAGAAAACCGTCCATCACTTCGTTGGATTGGGCTGTAAGGGGCAGAATCAATATTGATAGTAGAATCAATGTAAGTAATAAAATTCTTTTCATTGCAGCATTATACATCCCTCTGGTTCATTTTTCACTTTTTTTATTAAAATCTAAAAAAAGAGATGCCTTGCAGGTTTTGATGCCTTTCTGTAGACTTGAATTAACAAATTATCTCTTAAAGGATAACCATTAATGATTGCTGTAGTAGATTACGATTCCGGTAATCTGAAAAGTGTTGAAACTGCCCTTGAAAAGCTTGGTGCCGATTTCTTTATCTCATCAGATCCTGATAAACTGGCAAGGGCCGATAAGATGATTTTTCCCGGTGTGGGAGAGGCGGCCCAGGCCATGAAAAGACTCAAAGAGAGTTCCCTGGAACAGTGCGTAAAAGACTTTGCCTCCTCAGGGAAACCTCTGTTCGGCATATGCCTTGGTGCGCAGATCCTCTTTGACCACTCCGAAGAATCAAACACTCCCTGTCTGGGAATCCTCCCGGGTAGAGTTCGTCTTTTCTCATCTGATATGGGGCTTAAAATCCCTCACATGGGATGGAATACTCTGAAACACAGCAATCATCCTCTTTTTAAAGATCTCCCCCAGGAGAAGTCCTTCTATTTCGTCCACTCCTACTACATCGAGGCCGCAGAAACTGCGGATGTTATAGGTACCAGTGATTACGGCATCGAATTTTGCGCCGCCGTGGCCAGGGACAATGTTATGGCCACCCAGTTTCACCCCGAAAAGAGCGGGGAGTGGGGCCTGCAGATATTGAAGAACTTTATCCAGTACTAAAGAGGAATGAAAATATGCTTCAAAAAAGAATAGTTGTCTGTCTGGATGTGAGAGACGGCAAAACAACCAAGGGAATTAAATTCAAGGGTAATATAGATATTGGTGATCCCGTTGAGATGGCTGCCATGTATTATGAACAGGGTGTGGATGAGCTTGTCTTCTACGATATCACTGCCTCCTCCGAGAAACGGGGCATTATGATAGATGTTGTCAGCCGTGTTGCTAAAACAATCTTTATCCCCTTCTGTGTGGGAGGAGGAATCTCCAGCCTTGAAGATATGAAGAAGGTTATCGGAGCCGGGGCAGAGAAAGTCAGCCTTAACTCAGCAGCCGTAAGGAATCCTGATATTATCAATCAGGGTGCCCGTCACTTTGGTAATCAGTGTATTGTCCTTGGGATGGATGCCCTGGCCGATCCTGCCATGCCATCGGGTTACAGAGTGGTTATAGACGGCGGCAGAAAACATACCGAACTGGATGCTCTGGCCTGGGCCAAAGATGCTGAAGCCAGAGGTGCCGGTGAAATAGTACTGAATTCAATAGACGCTGACGGTACCCGTGAGGGATATGAGCTTACAGTAACCCGTTTGATCTCTGAAAATGTTGGCATTCCTGTTGTTGCATCAGGGGGAGCGGGGGAGCCTTCTCACCTGGCTGATGTTCTGACAAAAGGTAAGGCCGATGCGGCTCTCATCGCCAGTATGGTCCACTTTGGAGATTATTCGGTACCGGGAATCAAGGATTATCTGCATAAGCAGAATATTCCTGTGAGAATTTGAGAGAACTCTTGCCTCTGTATGAAAATATCAATATATTTAATTTAACACTCAACTATACAGGAGAGCTTTAATGCCTACCTATGATTATAAATGTGAAAACTGCGGTCATCTCTTTGAATATTTCCAGTCCATGGCCGATGATCCCCTGAAAACATGCCCCGACTGCAAACAGGACAATCTGAAACGCCTTATCGGCGGCGGTATGGGTATTATCTTTAAAGGGAGTGGTTTTTATGTTAACGACGCCAAAAAGAGCTCAAGTACCTCTAAACCTTTGAAGGATAAAAAATCTTCATCATCAGCCTCGGGGAGCGAAAAAAAGGATGCCTCAAAAAGCGCCTCATAGTTTTCTATTATTAGCCTTAATAGCTTTATCAATAAGTTTTTTCTCCTGCTCCACAGAGACAGAATCTCCCTATGAACAGAGCTATATAG
The window above is part of the Oceanispirochaeta sp. M1 genome. Proteins encoded here:
- a CDS encoding FmdB family zinc ribbon protein yields the protein MPTYDYKCENCGHLFEYFQSMADDPLKTCPDCKQDNLKRLIGGGMGIIFKGSGFYVNDAKKSSSTSKPLKDKKSSSSASGSEKKDASKSAS
- the hisF gene encoding imidazole glycerol phosphate synthase subunit HisF, with the protein product MLQKRIVVCLDVRDGKTTKGIKFKGNIDIGDPVEMAAMYYEQGVDELVFYDITASSEKRGIMIDVVSRVAKTIFIPFCVGGGISSLEDMKKVIGAGAEKVSLNSAAVRNPDIINQGARHFGNQCIVLGMDALADPAMPSGYRVVIDGGRKHTELDALAWAKDAEARGAGEIVLNSIDADGTREGYELTVTRLISENVGIPVVASGGAGEPSHLADVLTKGKADAALIASMVHFGDYSVPGIKDYLHKQNIPVRI
- the hisH gene encoding imidazole glycerol phosphate synthase subunit HisH, which produces MIAVVDYDSGNLKSVETALEKLGADFFISSDPDKLARADKMIFPGVGEAAQAMKRLKESSLEQCVKDFASSGKPLFGICLGAQILFDHSEESNTPCLGILPGRVRLFSSDMGLKIPHMGWNTLKHSNHPLFKDLPQEKSFYFVHSYYIEAAETADVIGTSDYGIEFCAAVARDNVMATQFHPEKSGEWGLQILKNFIQY